The following proteins are encoded in a genomic region of Flammeovirga pectinis:
- a CDS encoding starch-binding protein: MEKNFKLLLTSVISILFLLLNNVVAIAQDGKEVYLQGFHWESADAAQKDWWQVLSTKAAAIKAADIDGIWLPPSSDAGDRAGYLPRKWYDLNSNYGSEEELRALISQLNNLGVVSIADIVINHRVGCTGWADFCEPALGCNGITSDDEVNEQFPGEGCGDFDTGTPYSAARDINHRDPATQQAIKDWMNWLKSDVGYSGWRYDFVHGFAANYFADYNNATSPSISIGENWTSNTQDIINWVDGAQGTSTAFDFPLKFALHSAVNGNYGVLNNGGKMPGVAGTWPQQSVTFLENHDTEPVRQGDHPGSAFPNDPVSNSQVLQGYAYILTHAGSPMVFYSHLFEYGIYDEIAQMIAIRKANDISKTSVVSIQQADGSGYAAVVDDKLAMTIGNTSWRPNGSGWIIQAEGPGYMIWDKGVGVNTAPTVTIYPSVQQSDNPIEITLSVIDDRDPNLSIYYTIDGSTPTINSAVYTAPFTINTTTTVKAISFDSENKSGQIEKKFYVGEPLPVMTVYVQKQAGWEALYAHHWAASPAGSVSDTEWPGVEMQLVEGTSNWYSVALPGAESANFVFHDFATNQDTDVIISGTSWYSEGVISTACTGGDCPDDVEVVTISSDQSDATFIDSFSVNLSSNDGASIYYTVDGTTPTTSSLLYSSTLVFTETTVLKAKAFKGNLSSEVVTSTYTKETEEDNNNNNNSGPTAKKDNFTWDNATVYFTMTDRFYDGDPSNNNEYNRGKDGNGGDYTDDSSAGEFHGGDLKGMTAKLREGYFEAIGVNAIWITSPVEQMHGWVGGSSDGSFRHYGYHGYYALDWSELDRNMGTEVDFQEFIDEAHSRGIRIVVDVVMNHTGYATMQDMEEFGYGTVDPSWRAWQPSGADSWHSYHEKFVDYSSGGTWISKYWGPDWMRHPDVDGYDACSSGGGIDNCVGFLPDLKTEDLAPVGIPPILVTKWSQEGKLAEKTAELDAFFNETGLPRVVSNYMIFWLTDWVRKYGIDGFRIDTAKHVEMERWARLKQYAIAALAAWKEENPSKAMDSKEFWMTAEVWGHGKNKSNYHTDGNFNSVINFNLKNDARVASRDASSLESLYSEYATINDDSTWNSLSYLSSHDVVPLFDRNSLHAAAPGFLLLPGGIQIFYGDETGRPEGNWSDAEQNTRSEMNWGNFNTAQHNVWKKLGTFRRDHPSVGAGSHKQIGSAPYTFVRDYNNPAEQLSDRVIVAVGAQGTVTFDVADYYPNGDTIIDHYTGTMQVVENGSVSFTADAEGIVLLYDKNYTYVSRPIVNISPDTQYDETSITVSISAIDAEDPNVVTYYTTNDSDNKEDYLTWDVYTGPFDLIQSATVRAIAVNSSGRTGAAEKKYAVGQIDPINVYFYKPADWGNANMHHYDAVPVGSTEDTAWPGATMTDVGNGWYHATVTALSTGIVFTDNGGAQSDDLSRTQDGWYKDGSWSNSCPGNCPGPMVPTVTISPESKNFSNGSGNVTISATQDGVIYYTIDGTTPSSSSLEYTGAIAVNGNEGETVTITAIAYNAEGSSDIISEVFTFNPIQTFTIYVKNYSHVYYWNVEANGTITDPNPVTWPGVELQAAPEVGTGWMKYEVEGGTCANVIFTNSGAGKTGDLSTCGNEGLGYENGAWVEIGEDETAPTIGMTPDSGTYDGLVSISITATDTRDNAPTVYYTTDGTLPTTASMSAVTTVSFDLTDVGDHTVQAFSVDASGNTSAVISKTFTVNEVIGGFKVYFQGASNPLIHYWGVTPVGAIASTTWPGVALTEGENGWWYFEFTSNVTSTNLLFHTTSGYKSADLTRDKDGWFKNGQWYDEEPPQPEGLTVHFKSSWGSSTKIHYWNTSNGTSSTWPGVAMVDDGNGWYSYTINGATSASVLFHNGSGQQTGDLSRNQEGWYKDGQWYASNPESSGARTFNLEDKLALSVKLYPTIVTQKATLDVVIIEENTNAIVKIFDLQGRQVIPSVEQRLPQGNNQLELNTSDLPSGIHLVQIQIGSYLEVKRILKK, from the coding sequence ATGGAAAAGAACTTTAAACTGTTACTTACTTCTGTCATCTCAATTCTATTTCTACTACTTAATAATGTAGTAGCAATAGCACAGGATGGAAAAGAAGTTTATTTGCAAGGATTCCACTGGGAATCAGCAGACGCCGCCCAAAAAGATTGGTGGCAAGTATTATCAACTAAAGCAGCTGCAATTAAAGCAGCTGATATTGATGGTATATGGTTACCTCCATCTTCTGATGCAGGTGATAGAGCGGGTTATCTACCAAGAAAATGGTATGACCTAAATTCTAACTATGGCTCTGAAGAAGAACTTAGAGCGTTGATATCTCAATTAAATAACCTTGGTGTTGTTTCTATTGCAGATATAGTTATTAATCATCGAGTAGGTTGTACAGGTTGGGCAGATTTCTGTGAACCTGCTTTAGGGTGTAATGGAATTACTTCTGATGATGAAGTAAATGAACAATTCCCAGGTGAAGGTTGTGGTGATTTTGACACAGGTACACCTTATAGTGCTGCAAGAGATATTAACCACAGAGATCCAGCTACGCAACAAGCGATTAAAGATTGGATGAATTGGTTAAAATCTGATGTGGGTTACTCTGGATGGAGATATGATTTTGTACATGGTTTTGCTGCAAATTATTTTGCTGATTATAACAATGCAACTTCTCCATCTATTTCAATAGGAGAGAATTGGACAAGTAATACGCAAGATATCATCAATTGGGTAGATGGTGCACAAGGTACTTCTACAGCATTTGATTTTCCTTTAAAGTTTGCTTTGCATAGTGCTGTAAATGGTAATTATGGAGTATTAAACAATGGTGGTAAGATGCCTGGTGTAGCAGGTACTTGGCCTCAGCAATCAGTTACATTTTTAGAAAATCATGATACTGAGCCAGTAAGACAAGGAGATCATCCAGGAAGTGCATTCCCTAATGATCCTGTTTCTAACTCTCAAGTATTACAAGGTTATGCGTATATCTTAACACACGCAGGTTCTCCAATGGTGTTTTATTCTCACCTTTTTGAATATGGCATTTACGATGAAATAGCACAAATGATTGCTATTCGTAAAGCGAATGATATTTCTAAAACAAGTGTTGTAAGTATTCAGCAAGCAGATGGTAGTGGTTATGCTGCAGTTGTAGACGATAAACTTGCAATGACAATTGGTAATACAAGTTGGAGACCAAATGGTTCTGGATGGATTATTCAAGCAGAAGGTCCTGGTTATATGATTTGGGATAAAGGAGTAGGTGTAAATACTGCACCTACTGTAACAATATATCCTTCTGTTCAACAATCTGATAATCCTATTGAAATAACATTATCAGTTATTGATGATAGAGATCCTAACTTATCGATTTATTATACTATAGATGGAAGTACTCCTACAATAAATTCGGCTGTTTATACGGCACCTTTTACTATTAATACAACAACAACAGTAAAAGCTATATCATTTGATTCAGAAAATAAATCGGGTCAAATAGAAAAGAAATTTTATGTTGGAGAACCTCTTCCTGTAATGACTGTTTATGTACAGAAACAAGCAGGTTGGGAAGCATTATATGCACATCATTGGGCAGCATCGCCTGCAGGTTCTGTATCAGATACAGAATGGCCTGGTGTAGAAATGCAACTTGTTGAAGGAACATCTAACTGGTATTCGGTTGCATTACCTGGTGCTGAATCAGCTAATTTTGTTTTTCATGATTTTGCTACTAATCAAGATACAGATGTAATTATCTCTGGTACTTCTTGGTATTCAGAGGGTGTTATTTCAACAGCTTGTACTGGTGGAGATTGTCCTGATGATGTTGAAGTTGTTACAATTTCTTCTGATCAATCAGACGCTACATTTATAGATTCGTTTTCTGTAAATCTTTCATCAAATGACGGAGCATCTATTTATTATACAGTAGATGGTACAACACCAACTACTTCATCTTTGCTTTATTCATCAACTTTAGTTTTTACAGAAACAACGGTTTTAAAAGCAAAAGCATTTAAAGGTAATCTTTCTTCTGAGGTTGTAACATCAACTTACACTAAAGAAACCGAAGAAGATAATAATAATAATAATAACTCAGGTCCAACTGCCAAGAAAGATAATTTTACTTGGGATAATGCGACAGTTTATTTTACAATGACTGACCGTTTTTATGATGGCGATCCTTCTAATAACAATGAGTACAACAGAGGGAAGGATGGTAACGGAGGAGATTATACTGATGACTCATCTGCTGGAGAATTCCATGGAGGTGATTTAAAAGGTATGACTGCAAAACTTCGTGAAGGATATTTTGAAGCGATTGGTGTAAATGCAATTTGGATTACGTCACCAGTTGAACAAATGCATGGATGGGTTGGAGGAAGTTCTGATGGATCTTTCCGTCATTATGGATACCACGGTTATTATGCACTAGATTGGTCAGAGCTAGATCGTAACATGGGTACAGAAGTAGACTTCCAAGAGTTTATTGATGAAGCTCACTCAAGAGGAATCCGTATTGTAGTAGATGTTGTAATGAACCATACAGGTTATGCAACAATGCAAGATATGGAAGAATTTGGCTACGGAACTGTAGATCCATCTTGGAGAGCTTGGCAACCATCTGGAGCAGATTCATGGCATTCATACCATGAGAAATTTGTTGATTATTCTTCTGGTGGAACATGGATTTCTAAATATTGGGGTCCAGATTGGATGCGTCATCCAGATGTTGATGGTTATGATGCCTGTTCTTCTGGAGGTGGAATTGATAATTGTGTTGGTTTCTTACCAGATTTAAAAACAGAAGATTTAGCACCAGTAGGTATTCCTCCAATTCTTGTTACAAAGTGGTCTCAAGAAGGAAAATTAGCAGAGAAAACAGCTGAATTAGATGCTTTCTTTAATGAAACAGGTTTACCTAGAGTAGTATCAAATTATATGATATTCTGGCTTACAGATTGGGTAAGAAAGTACGGTATTGATGGTTTTAGAATAGATACTGCGAAACATGTTGAGATGGAGCGTTGGGCTAGATTAAAACAATATGCTATTGCAGCTTTAGCAGCGTGGAAAGAAGAAAATCCATCAAAAGCAATGGATAGTAAAGAATTCTGGATGACTGCAGAAGTTTGGGGACATGGTAAGAATAAGTCGAACTATCATACTGATGGTAACTTTAATTCAGTAATCAATTTTAATCTTAAAAATGATGCACGTGTGGCAAGCAGAGATGCAAGTTCTTTAGAATCATTGTATTCAGAATACGCAACTATTAATGATGATTCTACATGGAACTCATTAAGTTATTTGTCATCACATGATGTAGTGCCACTGTTTGATCGTAACTCTTTACATGCAGCAGCACCAGGTTTCTTGTTATTACCAGGAGGTATTCAAATATTTTATGGTGATGAAACAGGAAGACCTGAAGGAAATTGGAGTGATGCAGAACAAAATACTCGTTCAGAAATGAACTGGGGTAATTTTAATACTGCTCAACATAATGTGTGGAAAAAGTTAGGTACTTTCCGTAGAGACCATCCATCTGTTGGAGCAGGTTCTCATAAGCAAATAGGAAGTGCTCCTTATACTTTTGTACGTGATTATAATAACCCAGCAGAACAACTTTCTGATAGAGTTATTGTAGCTGTAGGTGCACAAGGAACAGTTACTTTTGATGTTGCAGATTATTACCCTAACGGAGATACGATTATTGATCATTATACGGGTACAATGCAAGTTGTTGAAAATGGATCTGTATCATTTACAGCAGATGCAGAAGGTATTGTTTTATTATATGATAAAAACTACACTTACGTTTCTCGTCCAATTGTAAATATATCTCCAGATACACAATATGATGAAACTTCAATTACAGTTTCTATCTCAGCAATTGATGCAGAAGATCCTAATGTAGTTACTTATTATACTACTAATGATAGTGATAATAAAGAGGATTATCTTACTTGGGATGTTTATACAGGACCTTTTGATTTAATTCAATCGGCAACAGTTAGAGCAATAGCAGTTAATTCTTCAGGACGTACAGGTGCTGCAGAGAAAAAATACGCCGTGGGTCAGATTGACCCTATCAACGTATACTTCTACAAACCTGCAGATTGGGGTAATGCTAATATGCATCATTATGATGCTGTTCCTGTTGGCAGTACTGAGGATACCGCTTGGCCGGGTGCTACCATGACAGATGTTGGTAATGGTTGGTATCATGCAACTGTAACTGCATTATCTACGGGTATTGTATTTACAGACAATGGAGGAGCTCAATCAGATGATTTATCAAGAACTCAAGATGGTTGGTATAAAGATGGAAGTTGGTCAAATAGTTGTCCTGGCAATTGCCCTGGACCGATGGTACCTACTGTAACTATCAGTCCGGAAAGTAAAAATTTCTCTAATGGATCAGGAAATGTAACAATTTCTGCAACTCAAGATGGGGTGATCTATTATACAATTGATGGTACTACTCCATCGAGTTCATCATTAGAATATACGGGAGCAATAGCTGTAAATGGTAATGAAGGAGAGACAGTAACGATAACAGCAATCGCTTATAACGCAGAAGGCTCTTCTGATATTATTTCGGAAGTGTTTACTTTCAATCCTATCCAAACATTTACTATTTATGTAAAAAATTATAGTCACGTATATTATTGGAATGTAGAAGCAAATGGAACAATTACGGATCCAAATCCAGTAACATGGCCAGGTGTTGAATTACAAGCTGCTCCAGAAGTTGGAACAGGGTGGATGAAATATGAAGTTGAAGGAGGTACTTGTGCAAATGTTATTTTCACAAATAGCGGTGCAGGAAAAACTGGAGATTTATCTACTTGTGGTAACGAAGGCTTAGGTTATGAGAATGGCGCTTGGGTTGAAATTGGTGAAGATGAAACCGCTCCAACAATTGGAATGACTCCAGATAGTGGTACTTATGATGGACTAGTATCAATTTCTATTACAGCAACAGATACTAGAGATAATGCACCAACAGTTTATTATACAACTGATGGGACATTACCAACTACAGCATCTATGTCTGCAGTTACAACTGTATCTTTTGATTTAACTGATGTTGGAGATCATACTGTACAAGCGTTTTCTGTCGATGCATCAGGTAATACGTCAGCAGTAATTTCAAAAACATTTACTGTAAATGAAGTTATTGGAGGCTTTAAAGTATATTTCCAAGGAGCAAGTAACCCATTAATTCATTATTGGGGTGTAACTCCGGTAGGAGCAATAGCGAGTACAACTTGGCCGGGTGTAGCACTTACAGAAGGAGAGAATGGATGGTGGTATTTTGAATTTACATCAAATGTAACATCAACTAATCTATTATTCCATACTACTTCTGGTTATAAATCAGCAGATCTAACAAGAGATAAAGATGGCTGGTTTAAAAATGGACAATGGTATGATGAGGAACCACCTCAACCAGAAGGCTTAACAGTTCATTTTAAATCTTCTTGGGGTAGTAGTACAAAAATTCATTATTGGAATACATCAAATGGAACGTCATCAACATGGCCTGGAGTTGCAATGGTAGATGATGGAAATGGTTGGTATTCTTACACAATAAATGGAGCTACTTCTGCAAGTGTATTATTCCATAATGGTTCTGGACAACAAACTGGAGATTTGTCTAGAAATCAAGAAGGATGGTATAAAGATGGACAATGGTATGCTTCTAATCCAGAAAGTAGTGGAGCAAGAACATTTAATTTAGAAGATAAACTAGCTTTATCTGTGAAATTATATCCAACAATAGTAACTCAGAAAGCAACATTAGATGTTGTAATAATAGAAGAGAATACAAACGCTATTGTTAAAATATTTGATTTACAAGGAAGACAAGTAATTCCATCTGTAGAGCAACGTTTACCTCAGGGTAATAATCAGTTAGAGCTGAATACTAGTGATTTACCAAGTGGTATTCATTTAGTGCAAATTCAGATTGGTTCGTATTTAGAAGTAAAGCGAATACTTAAAAAATAA
- a CDS encoding NAD(P)H-binding protein — protein MDFKEIKRVSVIGAGWLGLPLVEKLIKNGFEVKASVGSEEKLSLISDLGATPYYLRFDPTCNDPKGLTDLLDTDAVIICIAPRYGQHKMMTYHAEQIKVIKDVIEKLPVNKVIYTSSTGVYKDSNKEINENAETSEQPRAKSVVLAEEVLRLNTDLDATILRLGGLMGYDRIPAKYVDGKEGLNNAEIPVNYVFRDDAIRAILHILEVNDHNSWNKVFNVVAPEHPPKRVVYESSAKYGDYISPTFVETEKSPPFKIVNADKIQKKIGFTFLFPNPLEFSYNHLSL, from the coding sequence ATGGATTTTAAAGAAATAAAAAGAGTAAGTGTAATTGGTGCTGGATGGCTTGGACTACCTCTTGTAGAGAAACTAATTAAAAATGGTTTTGAAGTTAAAGCAAGTGTAGGATCGGAAGAAAAACTATCGCTAATTTCTGATTTAGGGGCTACTCCATACTACTTAAGGTTTGACCCAACATGTAATGATCCTAAAGGATTAACTGACTTACTAGATACTGATGCTGTAATTATTTGTATTGCTCCTCGTTATGGACAACATAAGATGATGACGTACCATGCAGAACAAATTAAAGTAATAAAAGATGTAATTGAGAAATTGCCTGTAAACAAAGTTATTTACACTAGTTCTACGGGTGTTTATAAAGATTCTAATAAAGAAATTAATGAGAATGCTGAGACATCTGAACAACCTAGAGCTAAATCTGTTGTTCTTGCAGAAGAAGTTTTAAGATTAAATACAGACTTAGATGCTACTATTCTGCGTTTAGGTGGATTGATGGGCTACGATAGAATTCCTGCTAAATACGTTGATGGAAAAGAAGGTTTAAATAATGCTGAAATACCTGTGAATTATGTTTTTAGAGATGATGCTATTCGCGCCATCTTACATATTTTAGAAGTAAATGATCATAATAGCTGGAATAAAGTATTTAACGTTGTTGCACCTGAACACCCTCCTAAAAGAGTAGTTTACGAAAGTTCTGCTAAGTATGGAGATTACATTTCTCCTACGTTTGTAGAGACGGAAAAATCACCTCCTTTTAAAATTGTAAATGCTGATAAAATTCAGAAGAAAATTGGATTTACATTTCTATTTCCAAATCCATTAGAATTTAGTTACAACCATTTATCGCTTTAA
- a CDS encoding porin family protein, with the protein MRSIYKSLLLIFPLVVVITQSAIAQKNLLDPARISAGIKGGYTSSSVGFYPAVNRSAETAPTFGIVMKYNSEKYFGAQFEVNYATIGYKEFNKEDITEEVYERQFNYVQIPLLTHIYIGKRKFQFFITVGPEIDILVGEKKTILSDINNQAYDYYDKPANPVAVSLAGGAGINIITGIGHFQLEGRFSASMTNILKEPDRSSTDRSNSTFGGVNFSYLIPIQGWKEKPKKSSLIDGLIPSKEENKSSNWENRD; encoded by the coding sequence ATGCGCAGTATATATAAATCACTTCTTTTAATTTTCCCTTTAGTAGTTGTAATCACTCAATCTGCTATTGCTCAAAAAAACTTACTAGATCCTGCTAGAATTTCTGCAGGTATTAAAGGTGGTTATACATCTTCTTCTGTAGGTTTTTACCCAGCAGTAAATAGATCTGCAGAGACTGCACCTACTTTTGGAATTGTGATGAAATATAATTCAGAAAAATATTTCGGAGCTCAGTTTGAAGTAAATTATGCTACAATTGGTTATAAAGAATTCAATAAAGAAGATATCACTGAAGAGGTGTACGAGCGTCAGTTTAATTACGTTCAAATTCCCTTACTTACACACATATATATTGGAAAAAGAAAATTTCAATTTTTTATAACTGTGGGACCTGAGATTGATATTCTTGTAGGAGAGAAAAAGACAATTCTTTCTGATATTAATAATCAAGCTTATGATTATTACGACAAACCTGCTAATCCTGTAGCTGTTTCTTTAGCAGGTGGTGCTGGAATAAATATCATTACAGGGATTGGTCATTTTCAGTTAGAAGGAAGATTTTCTGCCAGTATGACAAATATTCTTAAAGAACCTGATAGATCTTCTACAGATAGATCTAACTCAACATTTGGGGGTGTTAATTTCTCTTACTTAATACCTATTCAAGGATGGAAAGAAAAGCCTAAAAAATCATCGTTAATAGATGGCTTAATTCCTTCTAAAGAGGAAAATAAAAGCTCTAATTGGGAAAATAGAGACTAA